The Streptomyces spororaveus genome includes a region encoding these proteins:
- a CDS encoding acetate kinase, producing MTASRVLVLNSGSSSVKYQLLDMADRSRLAAGLVERIGEETSRLVHEPLAGPGAAAGRREQLGPITDHGAALKAVAAELAADGMGLDSPELAAVGHRVVHGGTRFTRPTVIDDEVLAEIRSLIPLAPLHNPANVTGIEVARTLRADIPQVAVFDTAFHATMPEYVARYAIDAATADAYSIRRYGFHGTSHAYVSRETARLLGRAVEDVNVIVLHLGNGASASAVRGGVCVETSMGLTPLEGLVMGTRSGDVDPAVVFHLARVGGFSVDEIDSLLNKKSGLLGMCGDNDMREVLRRAGEGDEAASLAFAAYVHRLKKYIGAYSAVLGRVDAVTFTAGVGENAHQVREAAIDGLAALGLELDPRANAERSAEPRLVSAEHARVAVAVVPTDEELEIATQAYALVTH from the coding sequence GTGACCGCATCGCGCGTACTCGTCCTCAACTCCGGCTCCTCGTCGGTCAAGTACCAGCTCCTCGACATGGCGGACCGGTCCCGGCTCGCCGCCGGCCTGGTGGAGCGCATCGGCGAGGAGACCTCCCGGCTGGTGCACGAGCCGCTCGCGGGTCCGGGCGCGGCCGCCGGACGGCGGGAGCAGCTCGGCCCGATCACGGACCACGGGGCGGCGCTGAAGGCCGTGGCGGCGGAGCTCGCCGCGGACGGGATGGGCCTGGACTCGCCCGAACTGGCGGCGGTGGGGCACCGGGTGGTGCACGGCGGGACGCGGTTCACCCGGCCGACCGTGATCGACGACGAGGTGCTGGCGGAGATCCGGAGCCTGATCCCGCTGGCTCCGCTGCACAACCCGGCGAACGTGACGGGCATCGAGGTGGCGCGCACGCTGCGCGCGGACATCCCGCAGGTCGCCGTCTTCGACACGGCCTTCCACGCGACGATGCCGGAGTACGTGGCGCGGTACGCGATCGACGCCGCGACGGCCGACGCGTACTCCATCCGGCGGTACGGCTTCCACGGCACCTCCCACGCCTACGTCTCGCGGGAGACGGCCCGGCTGCTCGGCAGGGCGGTGGAGGACGTGAACGTGATCGTGCTGCACCTCGGCAACGGCGCCTCCGCCTCGGCCGTGCGGGGCGGGGTGTGCGTGGAGACGTCGATGGGCCTGACCCCGCTGGAGGGGCTGGTCATGGGAACCCGTTCGGGCGATGTCGATCCGGCGGTCGTCTTCCACCTGGCGCGGGTGGGCGGCTTCTCGGTGGATGAGATCGATTCGCTCCTGAACAAGAAGAGCGGTCTGCTGGGCATGTGCGGCGACAACGACATGCGCGAGGTGCTGCGGCGGGCGGGCGAGGGCGACGAGGCGGCGAGCCTCGCCTTCGCCGCGTACGTCCACCGGCTGAAGAAGTACATCGGGGCCTACTCGGCGGTGCTGGGGCGGGTGGACGCGGTGACCTTCACGGCCGGGGTCGGCGAGAACGCCCACCAGGTCCGCGAGGCCGCGATCGACGGCCTGGCCGCGCTGGGCCTGGAGCTGGATCCACGGGCCAACGCCGAGCGCTCCGCGGAGCCCCGGCTGGTCTCGGCGGAGCATGCCCGGGTGGCGGTGGCGGTGGTCCCGACGGATGAGGAACTGGAGATCGCCACCCAGGCGTATGCGCTGGTTACCCACTAG